A genomic window from Prunus persica cultivar Lovell chromosome G2, Prunus_persica_NCBIv2, whole genome shotgun sequence includes:
- the LOC18785447 gene encoding putative disease resistance RPP13-like protein 1 produces the protein MNGRIQELFDRLEHLAKQKDFLGLREGVVGGKVSQRTPTTSLVDESCVYGRDGDKEKLMKLLLSDDASDKDVSVITIVGMGGVGKTTLAQLLYNDEKVKEHFNLRTWAYVSEAFDVTRVTKSLLESVSSKAYDNKDLSFLQVELGQQIKGKKFLFVLDDLWNENYGDLSLLQRPFASGAKGSWVIVTTRNESVASLVRTIPIHFLKPLSDEDCWLLLSKHAFENGNSSAHLDLEEVGKKIASECNGLPLAAETLGGLLRFNTNYEQWNSILNSNIWELPPEKCNTIPALRLSYHYLPTDLKRCFAYCSIFPKGFEFRKEDIVLLWVAESLIPQAESEKSMEELTKKYFDDLLSRSFFQRSTNEKFTMHDLINDLAMSVSKESCLRWKGGESHEVLKKVRHLSYAIGQFDCAAKFEPLYEVKHLRTFLPLRSKEWWFEHHVISKRVLPELLPNLTCLRVLTLSEYDNIVELPNSIGNLVHLRYLDLSNTGIKRLPSIVCTLYSLQTLLLASCRSLFELPADMRKLINLRHLDCSGTQIEEMPVQMGRLKSLRTLTTFVVGKSTGLTIGELGEFSHLGGKLSILKLNNVVDGRDALQANLKNKQDLKELELAWGSKDADHSEKVRDVLDNLQPCMNLEKLAIKLYSGTSFPNWLGDSAFNKIKVMRLEGCHYCFKLPPLGQLPALKDLFISISVISITGEAGV, from the exons ATGAATGGTAGGATTCAAGAGTTGTTTGATAGATTAGAACACCTCGCAAAACAAAAGGATTTCCTTGGGCTGAGAGAAGGTGTTGTTGGGGGGAAGGTTTCTCAAAGAACTCCAACAACTTCCTTGGTGGATGAATCTTGTGTGTATGGTAGGGATGGAGATAAAGAAAAGCTGATGAAACTGTTGTTATCTGATGATGCAAGCGACAAGGATGTCTCCGTCATCACCATAGTGGGAATGGGCGGGGTTGGCAAGACAACCCTCGCTCAGCTCCTTTATAATGATGAAAAAGTGAAAGAGCATTTTAATCTTAGAACCTGGGCTTATGTTTCGGAAGCTTTTGATGTTACTAGGGTAACTAAGTCCCTACTTGAGTCAGTCAGTTCAAAAGCTTACGATAATAAAGACCTGAGTTTTCTTCAAGTTGAGCTAGGACAACAAATAAAGGGCAAGAAATTTCTGTTTGTGTTGGATGACCTTTGGAATGAGAACTATGGTGATTTGAGTCTCTTGCAACGTCCTTTTGCATCCGGGGCAAAGGGAAGTTGGGTCATCGTGACAACACGTAACGAAAGTGTTGCATCTCTCGTGCGCACCATTCCGATTCACTTTTTGAAACCCTTGTCTGATGAGGATTGCTGGTTGTTACTTTCAAAACACGCCTTCGAAAATGGAAACTCAAGTGCACATCTAGATCTGGAAGAAGTTGGTAAGAAAATTGCTTCTGAGTGCAATGGTTTACCTTTAGCAGCAGAAACCCTTGGAGGCCTCTTGCGTTTCAACACAAATTATGAGCAATGGAATAGCATACTAAATAGCAATATTTGGGAGCTGCCTCCTGAAAAATGTAATACAATTCCAGCTCTAAGATTGAGTTACCATTATCTCCCAACTGATTTAAAACGATGTTTTGCTTATTGCTCAATTTTTCCGAAGGGCTTTGAATTCCGAAAGGAAGATATTGTTCTACTGTGGGTGGCAGAAAGTTTAATTCCACAAGCTGAGAGTGAGAAAAGTATGGAAGAGCTCACTAAGAAATACTTTGATGACTTATTGTCACGATCATTTTTTCAAAGATCAACAAATGAGAAGTTCACAATGCATGATCTCATCAATGACTTGGCCATGTCTGTGTCAAAGGAATCCTGTTTGAGATGGAAAGGGGGCGAATCACAtgaagttttgaaaaaagttcGGCATTTGTCATATGCTATAGGCCAATTTGATTGTGCTGCGAAATTTGAGCCATTATATGAGGTTAAGCATTTGCGAACCTTCCTACCTCTAAGAAGCAAAGAATGGTGGTTTGAGCATCATGTAATAAGTAAAAGGGTTTTACCTGAGTTATTGCCAAATTTAACATGTTTACGGGTGCTAACATTGTCAGAATATGATAATATTGTTGAGTTACCCAATTCTATTGGTAACCTCGTTCATTTGCGCTACTTGGATCTCTCTAATACCGGAATCAAAAGGTTACCTTCTATAGTTTGCACTCTTTATAGTCTACAAACATTACTATTGGCAAGTTGTCGGTCTCTTTTTGAATTGCCTGCAGACATGAGAAAATTGATTAACTTGAGGCATCTTGATTGTAGTGGAACTCAAATTGAAGAGATGCCGGTGCAAATGGGTAGACTAAAAAGTTTGAGAACATTGACTACTTTTGTTGTGGGGAAATCTACTGGGTTGACTATTGGCGAATTGGGGGAGTTCTCCCATCTTGGAGGAAAGCTTTCAATTTTGAAGCTAAATAATGTGGTTGATGGTAGGGATGCCTTGCAAGCTAATTTGAAGAACAAACAAGATCTCAAGGAGTTAGAGTTGGCATGGGGCTCCAAAGATGCCGATCATTCCGAAAAGGTGAGAGATGTGCTTGACAACCTCCAACCTTGCATGAATTTGGAGAAATTGGCCATCAAACTCTATAGCGGGACCAGCTTCCCAAACTGGTTGGGAGACTCTGccttcaataaaataaaagttatgCGCCTCGAAGGCTGTCATTATTGCTTCAAGTTGCCACCGCTTGGACAGCTACCTGCTCTTAAGGATCTCTTCATAT CCATTTCAGTCATTTCAATCACTGGAGAAGCTGGAGTTTGA
- the LOC109947035 gene encoding putative disease resistance protein At3g14460, whose translation MAEWEEWVPSGSGGPDFPRLQELILKKCPKLRRSLPCDLPCLKKLVVKGCGVLHDQRVTATTSTSTSLNYNCLEELEIEDGCQTGLLSLLETKLLSRLYVRRFNDIQCLPNINRLQRLALSTCPTLSSFPEDGLPTSLTSLNIYSCRRLEFLPHEMLAQLTSLVSLTLLNSCDSMRSFPLGIFPKLTTLYFWNCENLESFCLIEEEGAVENLSHLNYLNIAGCPNLVCFPHGGLPTPNLTYLEFSRCEKLKSLPERIHTLTALRYLYIRDLPSLESIADGGLPPNLRYFIIENCERLRASSSSVGDYCNWGLQALVSLKQFKICGRGSDEILETLLKQQLLPTTLCTLGIEDLSTLKSLDGKGLAHLTSLQQLFINRCDSLEFLPGEALQHLTYLQELHISNCPSLQLLPEEGLPPSLSYLRIYNCSALEKRFQNKTGEDHWDNISHIPCIKINDEVII comes from the coding sequence ATGGCAGAGTGGGAGGAGTGGGTACCAAGTGGAAGTGGAGGTCCAGACTTTCCTCGTCTCCAGGAGCTGATTCTAAAAAAGTGTCCAAAGCTAAGAAGAAGCTTGCCTTGTGATCTGCCTTGCTTGAAGAAGCTTGTCGTGAAAGGGTGTGGGGTTTTACATGATCAAAGGGTCACTGCTACTACTAGTACTAGTACTAGTCTCAACTACAATTGTCTTGAAGAATTGGAAATAGAAGATGGATGCCAAACAGGTCTGTTATCATTACTAGAGACAAAGCTCCTGTCCCGACTTTATGTTAGACGTTTTAATGACATACAGTGCTTGCCCAACATCAATCGTCTTCAAAGGTTGGCTCTCTCGACGTGTCCAACCCTGTCGTCGTTCCCTGAAGATGGCCTACCCACTTCGTTGACTTCACTTAACATATACAGTTGTAGGAGATTAGAATTCCTACCTCATGAGATGTTGGCCCAATTAACATCGCTTGTCTCTTTGACGCTCTTGAATAGCTGTGATTCAATGAGGTCCTTCCCCTTGGGCATTTTTCCCAAATTGACGACactttatttttggaattGTGAGAATCTGGAGTCGTTTTGcttgattgaagaagaaggagcgGTTGAGAATCTCAGCCATCTCAATTACTTAAATATCGCGGGCTGTCCAAATCTGGTGTGTTTTCCCCATGGAGGATTGCCCACTCCCAACCTGACTTATTTGGAATTCAGCAGATGCGAGAAGTTGAAGTCATTACCTGAACGCATTCACACCCTCACAGCCCTAAGATATTTGTATATAAGGGATCTTCCAAGTCTGGAGTCAATTGCAGATGGGGGTTTGCCTCCCAACCTCCGATATTTTATAATTGAGAATTGTGAGAGACTGAGGGCTTCATCTTCATCAGTGGGAGACTACTGTAACTGGGGTTTGCAAGCACTTGTCTCccttaaacaatttaaaatttgtggCAGGGGAAGTGATGAAATCTTGGAGACGTTGCTCAAGCAACAGCTGCTCCCTACCACTCTTTGCACTCTCGGCATCGAGGACCTTTCAACTCTGAAATCTTTGGATGGAAAGGGACTTGCACACCTTACTTCTCTTCAACAACTATTTATTAATAGGTGTGACAGTCTGGAATTCCTGCCAGGAGAGGCACTTCAACACCTCACTTATCTTCAAGAGCTACATATTTCCAATTGTCCGAGTCTCCAACTCCTGCCAGAAGAGGGTCTGCCACCATCTCTTTCTTATCTGAGAATCTACAATTGTTCTGCCCTGGAGAAAAGGTTTCAGAATAAGACGGGAGAAGATCATTGGGACAACATATCTCACATTCCATGCATCAAGATAAATGATGAAGTCATCATATGA